TGCCGTCTTGGTCTACATCCACCGCCGTCATAACAAATCCCCGGTCCCGAAAAATATTTTTTACCGGCAGATACCCCGGTTCCTCTACCGCCACGTGATTAATGCCCAGTTTAGCCAAAATCAGGCACAGGTGGCTGGTGATCTGCTGTGTTCCAGCACCGATAACAATCTGCTCTGGGCTGCACACGACTCCGCGGGAACGATAAATATATTTGGAAATCTCATACCTCAGCGCTAACTCCCCCTGAGGGTCGCTTTCAAACATCAGCAGCTGGGGATATTCCGTCAGCACTTTGTTCATGCACTTCTTCCATTTATTAAAATCAAAACAAGACAGATCATACTGAAAGACTGCCGACTGATCCCTCTTTTCTACATCCACGGGAAATAAAGAATACTCCTTTCCTTCCCTGGCAACCATTGCGCCTTGACCTTTATGCTCTTCCTTTAGTATGTCACTAAGGCGGGAAATATTGCTTACGTAATATCCTGACTGGGGTTTGCTGTAAATATAGCCTTCCACATTTAGCTGACTGTAGGCCAGGTTTACCGTGGTAATACTCAGCTTTAACTTTTCTGCCAGACTTCGCAGAGAGGGCAGCTTTTCGTCAGGCTTCATCTCATGAACTAAAATTTCTTTCTTGATGTGATCATACAGCTGCAAATAAAGCGGCCGAGATGAACTTTCATCAAGCACCGGAATGATTGCTTTCATACGCCCTCCTACTCCAATAAAAAACGACCGCATATCAGAATGCACCATTCCTTCTATGCAGCCGCCACCATTCAGCCTATTTTTACGCCTATGCGTATATATCTAGATTGAAACCAAGTTCTCCCGGTGCCACTGGCACAGGTTGAACCGTCTCCGGTATATTGGCCAGCATGTCCTCCATAACCTGGCTCTGAGAGCCCATCGCCATATTTAGTACAGACATAGACACTGCCTGCTGGAGCTGCTGAGCCTGCATACCCATATACGAAGATAAAATTCCATCCATTATCAAACACCTTCTTTACACCGCCGCCTGTCGACATCCATTAATTGCGTTGTTTTGCTCTATTCTTATATGATATACTATTTTTCACTCAAAATCAATATCTTCTATGTCACATTCTTCCAAAGGAACGGGTACAATAATGTTTCTGGCATCCTCTAAGGTTGATTCCGGCACATAAATATCGATGGGATAGGCGCTGTTTGCACCCAGCGCAATCTCTAAAAAGTTGCTGGCTCCCTGATACCGTTTTTCACACGGAATATTCTCACTGCGCAGTTTAGATTCTAGTAAGTCCGCTTCAAAACTATCCTTAGCTGTGCACAGATAAACACCGCTGCGCCACTCTTTTTTCTCTTTTTTATTCCACATCCTGCGGCCTCCTCCCCTTTATAAATCGATTATAGCCGGAATGATGATAAATTACAACAAATAAAGCAACAAATATGTGCCGAAAGTCAGGCTGTTTTCAAGCCCTGATTGGCTTCAGAAACACCGTTCTTCCTGCTCTGTCATATATTAAGTAGAGTGGGGTTTTCTTGCTTATAAATAATAAAAGCTGCCTCACAACCTATTATATATAATAAAATATACC
The genomic region above belongs to Aminipila butyrica and contains:
- a CDS encoding YjfB family protein, whose amino-acid sequence is MDGILSSYMGMQAQQLQQAVSMSVLNMAMGSQSQVMEDMLANIPETVQPVPVAPGELGFNLDIYA
- a CDS encoding putative signal transducing protein — translated: MWNKKEKKEWRSGVYLCTAKDSFEADLLESKLRSENIPCEKRYQGASNFLEIALGANSAYPIDIYVPESTLEDARNIIVPVPLEECDIEDIDFE